From Halogranum gelatinilyticum, the proteins below share one genomic window:
- a CDS encoding ThuA domain-containing protein produces MSPTPTVLVIGENSFPFHSLDARREAFEEIFAPVADVELTTDRERLTDLSSVDVVVDYLTDSTLSEPQLASLEAFLDGGGGYLPVHCGADLMSVAPANPEDVLDTREEPFPELRTIIGGHFLTHPKETEFGVTVTADHPVTDGVDDFRVFDEPYQVAWDDDVTVLATMDHPDLESYPVLWVKQYGAGRVCYCSLGHTDDALGHESVQRLLRNAVDWLSTSTN; encoded by the coding sequence ATGTCACCGACACCGACCGTACTCGTCATCGGCGAGAACAGCTTCCCGTTCCATTCGTTAGACGCGCGACGAGAGGCGTTCGAAGAAATCTTCGCGCCCGTCGCCGACGTCGAGCTGACGACGGACCGCGAGCGGCTGACCGACCTCTCCTCGGTGGACGTCGTCGTCGACTATCTGACCGACAGCACGCTCTCGGAGCCACAGCTGGCGTCGTTGGAGGCGTTTCTCGATGGGGGAGGTGGCTATCTGCCGGTCCACTGCGGGGCGGACCTGATGAGCGTCGCCCCCGCGAACCCCGAAGACGTCCTCGACACGCGTGAGGAGCCATTCCCGGAACTGCGCACCATCATCGGCGGCCACTTCCTCACCCACCCCAAAGAGACCGAGTTCGGCGTGACGGTGACGGCGGACCATCCGGTCACCGACGGCGTCGACGACTTCCGCGTCTTCGACGAACCCTACCAGGTGGCGTGGGACGACGACGTGACCGTTCTGGCGACGATGGACCATCCCGACCTCGAATCGTATCCGGTTCTCTGGGTCAAGCAGTACGGGGCGGGCCGGGTCTGTTACTGTTCGCTCGGCCACACCGACGACGCGCTCGGCCACGAGAGCGTCCAGCGACTCCTCCGCAACGCCGTCGACTGGTTGTCTACGAGCACCAACTAA
- a CDS encoding zinc-dependent alcohol dehydrogenase, with protein MRGLAKTSRSHGAMELVERERPEPAADEALIEVDYAGLCGSDAGIYEFESAFERMNLPTVIGHEYTGRVVEVGDAVTKFSVGDRVVERPIRGCGDCYQCEIGEANVCQNAVITGVDHDGAYAGYVAVPETALHPVPESVDPRHAALVEPTSIGARAVIENSRVSPGDRVLVAGPGPIGQLTAQVAAAQGGDVVVAGVGQDAEYRLPLARELGFRTANVEADDMAGLRDELTDGVGYDVVFDTTGHPSGLPMSVEEVRKGGQIVLVGQTGETTMPYSPLVRAEIDLQCSYASMYEDFERSLRLIDAGDVDHETFLDERFSLLDADQAFEAFVAGETCKPVFDVSELRE; from the coding sequence ATGCGTGGTCTTGCCAAAACGAGTCGGAGTCACGGAGCGATGGAGCTCGTCGAACGCGAGCGGCCGGAACCGGCTGCCGACGAAGCACTGATCGAAGTCGACTACGCCGGTCTCTGCGGGAGCGACGCCGGTATCTACGAGTTCGAGTCGGCCTTCGAGCGGATGAACCTGCCGACAGTCATCGGGCACGAATACACCGGTCGAGTCGTCGAAGTCGGCGACGCCGTCACGAAGTTCTCGGTCGGTGACCGGGTCGTCGAGCGGCCGATTCGCGGCTGTGGCGACTGCTATCAGTGCGAGATCGGCGAGGCCAACGTCTGTCAGAACGCAGTCATCACCGGCGTCGACCACGACGGCGCGTACGCTGGCTACGTCGCCGTCCCCGAGACGGCACTCCACCCCGTTCCCGAGAGCGTCGACCCCCGCCACGCCGCGCTGGTCGAACCGACCAGCATCGGCGCGCGTGCCGTCATCGAGAACTCCCGTGTGAGCCCCGGCGACCGGGTGCTCGTCGCCGGTCCCGGCCCCATCGGCCAGTTGACGGCGCAGGTCGCCGCCGCCCAGGGCGGCGACGTCGTCGTCGCTGGTGTCGGACAAGACGCCGAATACCGCCTGCCGCTCGCGCGCGAACTCGGCTTCCGGACGGCGAACGTCGAGGCCGACGACATGGCGGGTCTCCGCGACGAGCTGACAGACGGTGTCGGTTACGACGTCGTCTTCGACACGACCGGCCATCCCTCCGGGTTGCCGATGTCGGTCGAAGAGGTCCGCAAGGGTGGTCAGATCGTCCTCGTCGGGCAGACCGGCGAGACGACGATGCCGTACTCGCCGCTCGTGCGCGCGGAGATCGACCTCCAGTGTTCCTACGCCTCGATGTACGAGGACTTCGAACGCTCACTGCGGCTGATCGACGCGGGCGACGTCGACCACGAGACGTTCCTCGACGAGCGGTTCAGCCTCCTCGACGCCGACCAGGCGTTCGAGGCCTTCGTCGCCGGAGAGACCTGCAAGCCCGTCTTCGACGTCTCCGAGCTGCGCGAGTAA
- a CDS encoding SDR family NAD(P)-dependent oxidoreductase, with the protein MTYDHTPVTVADKRAVVVGGTSGIGQAIAYGFASEGADVVATSRSQEKVDETAETLRDLGADTVNVTCDVTDPDSLERVRDRTVEELGGVDIVVASQGAISRASVQDISDADWDFVTDVALDGVRRVTQCFAPAMEEGSIVNISSLAASLSMANLPAYSAAKGGVEAFTRAAAKELSPDVRVNAIAPGFVITPQNADTYAEGTEKRERIDERTPLGRVAEREEIVGAAVYLASDAASYVTGEVVTVDGGFATSAF; encoded by the coding sequence ATGACCTACGACCATACACCAGTCACCGTCGCGGACAAACGTGCTGTCGTCGTCGGCGGCACGAGCGGTATCGGACAGGCAATCGCGTACGGATTCGCGAGCGAAGGTGCGGACGTCGTCGCGACGAGCCGAAGCCAGGAGAAGGTCGACGAGACGGCCGAGACGCTTCGGGACCTCGGAGCCGACACGGTGAACGTGACGTGTGACGTGACCGACCCCGACTCGCTCGAACGCGTCCGCGACCGGACGGTCGAGGAACTCGGCGGCGTCGACATCGTTGTCGCCTCCCAGGGGGCGATCTCCCGGGCATCCGTCCAAGACATCTCGGATGCGGACTGGGACTTCGTCACGGACGTCGCACTCGACGGCGTCCGCCGGGTCACGCAGTGTTTCGCGCCGGCTATGGAAGAAGGAAGTATCGTCAATATCTCCTCGCTGGCCGCGAGCCTGTCGATGGCGAACCTCCCGGCGTACTCGGCCGCCAAGGGCGGCGTCGAGGCGTTCACCAGAGCCGCCGCGAAGGAACTCTCGCCCGACGTCAGGGTGAACGCCATCGCGCCCGGCTTCGTCATCACGCCGCAGAACGCCGATACCTACGCCGAGGGGACGGAGAAACGCGAGCGGATCGACGAGCGGACGCCGCTCGGCCGCGTGGCCGAGCGAGAGGAGATCGTCGGTGCGGCGGTCTACCTCGCGAGTGACGCCGCCTCGTACGTGACCGGCGAGGTGGTGACCGTCGACGGCGGGTTCGCGACGAGCGCGTTCTGA
- a CDS encoding Gfo/Idh/MocA family protein, producing the protein MTHRVIQVGTGGQGAAWCSEFLPPNVEDGLIDVVAAVDIDEDKHRNAVEQLGVDPANCFTDVETAFESVEADVCTVVVPPWLHEDVVDVAVDHGVHVLSEKPVADTLEASVRIAEKVERAGLKMGVTMSHRFDRDKTSFRRRLRSGETGPLDYLVGRFTCNARSYGAWGAFRHEMEDVLLIEGAVHQLDYLADMAGSRCETLYADTWRPEWAEYEGDVQALVQLRFENGVRATWEGAKANATTLNGWGSDYLRAECRDETLVLDDRELTRYPYDEDPERVVGGRDESGGESLALDEQPKWANAWLVEQFAAWLDGGEPIATNVWDNLQSVALVEAAVQSSRTGDPVRVQELLDETKETVTLS; encoded by the coding sequence ATGACACATCGCGTCATCCAAGTCGGAACCGGCGGGCAGGGAGCAGCCTGGTGTTCGGAGTTCCTCCCGCCGAACGTCGAAGACGGGCTGATCGACGTCGTCGCCGCCGTCGACATCGACGAGGACAAACACCGGAATGCCGTCGAGCAGCTCGGCGTCGACCCGGCGAACTGTTTCACCGACGTCGAGACGGCGTTCGAGTCGGTCGAGGCGGACGTCTGTACGGTCGTCGTCCCGCCGTGGCTGCACGAGGACGTCGTCGACGTCGCCGTCGACCACGGCGTCCACGTTCTCTCGGAGAAACCCGTCGCCGACACGCTCGAAGCCTCGGTCCGCATCGCCGAGAAGGTCGAACGGGCGGGACTGAAGATGGGCGTGACGATGAGCCACCGGTTCGACCGGGACAAGACCTCGTTTCGTCGGCGACTCCGTTCGGGAGAGACCGGACCGCTCGACTATCTCGTCGGGCGGTTCACCTGCAACGCCCGGTCGTACGGCGCGTGGGGAGCGTTCCGCCACGAGATGGAGGACGTGCTCCTCATCGAGGGCGCGGTCCACCAGCTGGACTATCTCGCGGACATGGCCGGGAGTCGGTGCGAGACGCTCTACGCTGACACGTGGCGGCCCGAGTGGGCCGAGTACGAGGGCGACGTCCAAGCACTCGTCCAGCTCCGGTTCGAGAACGGGGTGCGGGCGACGTGGGAGGGCGCGAAGGCGAACGCGACGACACTCAACGGGTGGGGCAGCGATTACCTCCGCGCGGAGTGTCGCGACGAGACGCTCGTCCTCGACGATCGTGAACTCACCCGGTATCCGTACGACGAGGACCCCGAACGCGTCGTCGGTGGCCGCGACGAGAGCGGCGGCGAGTCGCTCGCGCTCGACGAACAGCCGAAGTGGGCGAACGCGTGGCTCGTCGAGCAGTTCGCCGCGTGGCTGGACGGCGGGGAACCGATTGCGACCAACGTGTGGGACAACCTCCAGTCGGTTGCCCTCGTGGAAGCGGCGGTGCAGAGCAGTCGAACCGGCGACCCCGTGCGGGTGCAGGAGCTGCTCGACGAAACCAAAGAGACGGTCACGCTTTCGTAG
- a CDS encoding alpha-N-arabinofuranosidase: MVDHVHVHPHDEIDRIAPEIYGHFAEHLGRCIYGGLWVGDDAEIETENGIRTDTLGLLEDIELPMLRWPGGCFADDYHWEDGIGPREERPRRRNLWWAQGREEVFEESNAFGTDEFLQLCERLDTEPYLASNVGSGSPTETVDWVEYCNFDGDTDYANRRRENGRDEPYDVPYWGVGNENWGCGGKYDPGDYALEFRRFAQYLRGYDRNMGDGSLELIACGHTTESWNREFMAGLGGDAHMVDHLSIHRYYSGGDAVDFDEEAYYKLFSNSLQLDGDIERTAGVLETYAPGADIGIAVDEWGVWHDQATADNGLEQPQTVRDAVSAAGVLDIFNSHADRVTMANLAQTVNVLQCLVETDEESAWATPTYRVFDLYTPHIGATALRTVVETDEHEVDADTPDVPLVSASASHSDGGVYVTLSNRDLEARTVAVDTGLDAAEAADGAEILFAGTDPSEFTTSDNADSFAAEVEQVETEGGTVTLDVPASSVVGVHLE; encoded by the coding sequence ATGGTCGACCACGTTCACGTTCATCCACACGACGAGATAGACCGGATCGCACCCGAGATCTACGGCCACTTCGCGGAACACCTCGGCCGGTGTATCTATGGCGGGCTCTGGGTCGGTGACGACGCGGAGATCGAGACAGAGAACGGGATCCGTACCGATACACTCGGACTGCTCGAAGATATCGAACTGCCGATGTTGCGCTGGCCGGGCGGCTGCTTTGCCGACGACTACCACTGGGAGGACGGCATCGGGCCGCGAGAGGAGCGTCCGCGCCGACGCAACCTCTGGTGGGCACAGGGCCGCGAGGAGGTCTTCGAGGAGTCCAACGCCTTCGGGACGGACGAGTTCCTCCAACTGTGTGAACGCCTCGACACGGAGCCGTATCTCGCGAGCAACGTCGGGAGCGGCTCACCGACCGAGACGGTCGACTGGGTCGAGTACTGCAACTTCGACGGCGACACCGACTACGCGAACCGACGCCGCGAGAACGGCCGCGACGAGCCGTACGACGTCCCGTACTGGGGCGTCGGCAACGAGAACTGGGGCTGCGGCGGCAAGTACGACCCCGGCGACTACGCACTGGAGTTCCGTCGGTTCGCCCAGTATCTCCGCGGCTACGACCGGAACATGGGCGACGGGAGCCTCGAACTGATCGCGTGCGGCCACACGACCGAGTCGTGGAACCGCGAGTTCATGGCCGGTCTCGGCGGCGACGCCCACATGGTCGACCATCTCTCGATTCACCGCTACTACAGCGGCGGTGACGCGGTCGACTTCGACGAGGAAGCCTACTACAAGCTGTTCTCGAACTCGCTCCAACTCGACGGAGACATCGAGCGTACGGCTGGCGTCCTCGAAACCTACGCGCCGGGGGCCGACATCGGTATCGCCGTCGACGAGTGGGGCGTCTGGCACGACCAAGCGACCGCCGACAACGGGCTCGAACAGCCGCAGACGGTCCGCGACGCCGTGTCGGCCGCGGGTGTCCTCGACATCTTCAACAGCCACGCCGACCGCGTCACCATGGCGAACCTCGCACAGACGGTCAACGTGCTCCAGTGTCTCGTCGAGACGGACGAGGAGTCGGCGTGGGCGACCCCGACCTACCGCGTCTTCGACCTCTACACACCACACATCGGTGCGACCGCGTTGCGAACCGTTGTCGAGACCGACGAGCACGAGGTCGACGCAGACACGCCCGACGTCCCACTCGTGAGCGCGTCGGCCTCCCACAGCGACGGGGGCGTCTACGTCACGCTCTCGAACCGCGATCTCGAAGCACGGACCGTCGCCGTCGACACCGGACTCGACGCGGCCGAGGCGGCCGACGGGGCCGAGATACTCTTCGCCGGGACCGACCCGAGCGAGTTCACGACGAGCGACAACGCCGACTCCTTCGCCGCGGAGGTCGAACAGGTCGAGACCGAGGGCGGCACCGTCACGCTCGACGTCCCGGCGAGTTCGGTCGTCGGTGTCCACCTCGAGTAG
- a CDS encoding IclR family transcriptional regulator, whose protein sequence is MTDTTDIPVKSTRVSFDVVEALQELDEAGATEISDYLGIAKSTAHDHLRTLEKLELVINENGRYRTSTRFLDFGGYARQQMKIYNVARPEVQKLAEKTGEHSNLMVEEHGRGVFLYKSEGTDAVQLDTYNGYRVHLQTTAMGKAILAHFPEKRVRDILDRHGLPKITEHTIDDEETLFEELEQIRQQGYARDLEERVRGMRCVAAPILRDGEVLGAVSVSGPASRMQGERFETEIPDHVMGTANVIEVNIAYS, encoded by the coding sequence ATGACCGACACAACCGACATCCCGGTGAAGTCGACGCGGGTGAGCTTCGACGTCGTGGAAGCCCTTCAGGAACTCGACGAGGCGGGCGCGACGGAGATTTCGGACTATCTCGGCATCGCGAAAAGCACGGCGCACGACCATCTGCGGACCCTTGAGAAACTGGAACTGGTGATCAACGAGAACGGACGGTACCGGACCAGTACGCGCTTTCTAGACTTCGGCGGCTACGCCCGTCAGCAGATGAAGATCTACAACGTCGCGCGGCCGGAGGTCCAGAAGCTCGCCGAAAAGACGGGCGAACACTCCAATCTCATGGTCGAGGAACACGGCCGCGGCGTGTTTCTCTACAAGTCCGAGGGGACGGACGCGGTCCAGCTGGACACGTACAACGGATACCGGGTCCATCTCCAGACGACAGCGATGGGCAAGGCCATCCTCGCACACTTCCCCGAGAAACGGGTGCGCGACATCCTCGACCGTCACGGACTGCCGAAGATAACGGAACACACCATCGACGACGAGGAGACGCTCTTCGAGGAACTCGAGCAGATCCGCCAGCAGGGCTACGCCCGCGACCTCGAAGAGCGAGTCCGCGGGATGCGGTGCGTCGCCGCCCCCATCCTCCGCGACGGCGAGGTGCTCGGTGCAGTCAGTGTCTCCGGCCCGGCCAGCCGGATGCAGGGCGAACGCTTCGAGACGGAGATTCCGGACCACGTGATGGGGACGGCGAACGTCATCGAAGTCAACATCGCCTACTCGTGA
- a CDS encoding LUD domain-containing protein: MSKSRSAKAAEIRRLMRTEGEAVATNTRGFNLGRYESVADLEDYEGLKEEARAIKEDAIERLPELIDQLTETVEANGGTVYIADDAADANRYVQEVCADKEAERVVKSKSMTSEELEVNEALEADGVEVVETDLGEWVLQVADEAPSHIVAPAIHKSRAEIADLFNSQFADELDEELETAEELTMFAREQLGELIEGADVGMTGANFITADTGTLALVTSEGNARKSAVVPDTHVAVAGVEKVVPSVEDLQPFVELIGRSGTGQDITSYISLLTPPVESPPVDFDEPDTPMAEGEHERDFHLVLVDNGRMEMREDEHLKETLYCIRCSACSNVCGNFQSVGGHAFGGETYSGGIATGWEAGIEGLDTAAEFNDLCTGCSRCVNACPVGIDIPWINTVVRDRVNRGESAELDWLVEGLTPDEEPGGMDLQKRFFGNFSTLAKLGSATAPVSNWLADTRPARAAMERVLGIDRRRELPSFQRETLVDWFEARGGPRVDAADAEREAVLYPDLYTNHVQVSRGKAAVRTLEALGVHVQVPDVASSGRAPLSQGMVSTAERHAHEVYAALAEHIDGGRDIVLVEPSDLAMFDREYEKFLAPASQERLSENSYEVMEYVYGLLHNGADASALRGAGEGREAVESVAYHSHCQQRTLGLEAHTVHVLEDLGYDVLASETECCGMAGSFGYKSEYYELSMDVGEPLREQFGADEERTVVASGTSCLEQLDALLSRPTQHPVELLAP, encoded by the coding sequence ATGAGTAAGTCCCGTTCGGCGAAGGCGGCTGAAATCCGGCGGCTGATGCGAACCGAGGGCGAGGCCGTCGCGACGAACACCCGCGGGTTCAACCTCGGCCGGTACGAGTCGGTCGCCGACCTCGAAGACTACGAGGGACTGAAAGAAGAAGCGCGGGCCATCAAGGAGGACGCCATCGAGCGGCTGCCCGAACTCATCGACCAGCTGACCGAGACCGTCGAAGCCAACGGCGGGACGGTCTACATCGCCGACGACGCCGCGGACGCAAACCGCTACGTCCAGGAGGTCTGTGCCGACAAGGAGGCCGAGCGGGTGGTCAAGTCGAAGTCGATGACCTCCGAGGAGTTGGAGGTCAACGAGGCACTGGAAGCCGACGGCGTCGAGGTCGTCGAGACGGACCTCGGCGAGTGGGTCCTGCAGGTGGCCGACGAGGCCCCCTCCCACATCGTCGCGCCCGCCATCCACAAGTCCCGCGCCGAGATTGCCGACCTGTTCAACAGCCAGTTCGCCGACGAACTCGACGAGGAACTGGAGACCGCCGAGGAGTTGACGATGTTCGCCCGCGAGCAGCTGGGCGAACTCATCGAGGGTGCCGACGTAGGGATGACGGGCGCGAACTTCATCACCGCAGACACGGGGACGCTCGCGCTCGTGACGAGCGAGGGGAACGCCCGGAAGTCCGCCGTCGTCCCCGACACGCACGTCGCCGTCGCGGGCGTCGAGAAGGTGGTTCCCTCGGTCGAGGACCTCCAGCCGTTCGTCGAACTCATCGGTCGCTCGGGGACCGGCCAGGACATCACCTCCTACATCTCGCTACTGACGCCGCCGGTCGAGTCGCCGCCGGTCGACTTCGACGAACCCGACACGCCGATGGCCGAGGGCGAGCATGAGCGGGACTTCCATCTCGTGCTCGTCGACAACGGCCGCATGGAGATGCGCGAGGACGAGCACCTGAAAGAGACGCTGTACTGCATCCGGTGTTCTGCCTGCTCGAACGTCTGTGGCAACTTCCAGAGCGTTGGCGGCCACGCCTTCGGCGGCGAGACCTATTCGGGTGGCATCGCGACGGGCTGGGAGGCCGGCATCGAGGGGCTGGACACGGCCGCCGAGTTCAACGACCTCTGTACCGGCTGTAGCCGGTGTGTCAACGCCTGTCCGGTCGGCATCGACATCCCCTGGATCAACACGGTCGTCCGCGACCGGGTCAACCGCGGCGAGTCCGCCGAGTTGGACTGGCTCGTCGAGGGGCTGACGCCTGACGAGGAACCCGGTGGGATGGACCTCCAAAAGCGGTTCTTCGGCAACTTCTCGACGCTCGCGAAACTCGGGAGTGCCACGGCACCGGTCTCAAACTGGCTGGCGGACACGCGTCCTGCGCGGGCTGCTATGGAACGCGTGCTCGGCATCGACCGCCGTCGTGAGCTGCCGAGCTTCCAGCGCGAGACGCTCGTCGACTGGTTCGAGGCCCGCGGCGGGCCGCGCGTCGACGCCGCCGACGCCGAGCGCGAGGCCGTGCTCTATCCGGACCTCTACACGAACCACGTGCAGGTGAGCCGCGGCAAGGCCGCAGTCCGGACGCTCGAAGCCCTCGGCGTCCACGTCCAGGTGCCCGACGTCGCCTCCAGCGGCCGCGCGCCGCTCTCGCAAGGGATGGTCTCGACGGCCGAACGCCACGCCCACGAGGTCTACGCGGCACTCGCCGAACACATCGACGGCGGGCGGGATATCGTCCTCGTCGAACCCTCCGACCTCGCGATGTTCGACCGCGAGTACGAGAAGTTCCTCGCACCCGCCTCTCAGGAGCGGCTGTCCGAGAACAGCTACGAGGTGATGGAGTACGTCTACGGTCTCCTGCACAACGGCGCGGACGCGTCGGCACTTCGGGGGGCAGGCGAGGGTCGTGAGGCGGTCGAGTCCGTCGCCTACCACAGCCACTGCCAGCAACGGACGCTTGGACTCGAAGCCCACACGGTCCACGTCCTCGAAGATCTCGGCTACGACGTGCTGGCCTCCGAGACGGAGTGCTGTGGGATGGCCGGGTCGTTCGGCTACAAGTCCGAGTACTACGAGCTAAGCATGGACGTCGGCGAACCGCTGCGCGAGCAGTTCGGAGCCGACGAGGAACGGACCGTCGTCGCCAGCGGGACCTCCTGTCTGGAGCAGTTGGATGCTTTGCTCTCGCGGCCGACGCAGCATCCTGTCGAACTCCTCGCGCCGTAG
- a CDS encoding LutC/YkgG family protein: MHTEVGNTFRTSLDELGVEWTRTTADDASAVLANLVRPPAVGVAGPIEDVALPDAVATDPTPRELRAATTGVTSASLAIADYGSLVLEADSLGSEQTSLFPDRHVAVLRADDIVANMAAAFEQLGPRLRETGGSAVLATGPSATADMGELVRGAHGPKEVHVVIVDDAADEPGGAETGGDDE, translated from the coding sequence ATGCACACCGAAGTAGGGAACACGTTCCGCACGTCGCTCGACGAGTTGGGTGTCGAGTGGACACGGACGACGGCTGACGATGCATCGGCGGTTCTCGCCAACCTCGTCCGCCCTCCTGCCGTCGGGGTCGCCGGTCCCATCGAGGACGTCGCCTTGCCCGACGCGGTGGCGACCGACCCGACGCCCCGAGAGCTTCGCGCGGCGACGACCGGCGTCACGAGTGCGAGTCTCGCCATCGCCGACTACGGGAGTCTCGTCCTCGAAGCCGACAGCCTCGGCAGCGAACAGACCAGCCTCTTTCCGGACCGCCACGTCGCCGTCCTCCGCGCCGACGACATCGTCGCCAACATGGCCGCGGCGTTCGAGCAGTTGGGGCCGCGACTCCGCGAGACGGGCGGGAGCGCGGTGCTCGCCACCGGCCCGAGCGCGACGGCCGACATGGGCGAACTGGTCCGGGGCGCGCACGGCCCGAAGGAGGTGCACGTCGTCATCGTCGACGACGCAGCCGACGAGCCGGGCGGCGCGGAGACGGGGGGAGACGATGAGTAA
- a CDS encoding ABC transporter substrate-binding protein yields MDQSLTIPGRYVPTELRWNPYAPSNYAEQGGYMVFDPFLRNNRSTGELIPYLFQEWSIDGTRLTINLREGDTWHNGEPVTAEDIVTKYTIDSIFGYPVADYLNGVTAVDDTTVEYRMADSYQEQVIMTILAQSWLNTPTSEYGQFVERYSDDLSEEELTTLQGDIQDHEIEEPVGSGPFQFESANQQVLTLSKNEDHPSADQINFPYYEVQYMGSNQQQWAAMKNLTGLDATTTTIFPSRIRETLPDAVRQFLIPAYNGYSMAFNHNDEDFGRRNVRRAVANVIDQKAIGELSDITKTAVEVPAGVGSFHTDTWRQHLGDEADSFSSYRDTDRAAELLRQEGYSKEGGTWMKPNGDPFEFEIPVPGGWSDHVTLTNVVAQQLSDFGIEATNTNVENTTFFGQYWGPTDFKMCPWFWNNSGQTAPFFIQSWLLNSDTVTNLGFPEEPPVPPLGDPSGETSPFDTTGKLQELATVTEQSQREQLVKELGWAVNQSLPIYPIVEDQSQAFWDTSEWDVPEKESDALYVQSHYYWLPRIGAVSARQQS; encoded by the coding sequence ATGGATCAGTCACTCACGATTCCGGGCCGATACGTCCCTACGGAACTCCGATGGAATCCCTACGCGCCGAGTAACTACGCCGAACAGGGAGGGTATATGGTGTTCGACCCGTTCCTCCGGAACAATCGGAGCACGGGGGAGCTTATCCCGTACCTATTCCAAGAGTGGAGTATCGATGGAACGAGGTTGACCATCAACCTCCGTGAGGGAGACACCTGGCACAACGGTGAACCGGTAACCGCCGAAGATATTGTCACCAAGTACACGATCGACAGCATCTTCGGGTATCCAGTCGCGGACTACCTCAACGGGGTGACGGCGGTTGATGATACTACCGTCGAATACCGGATGGCCGACAGCTACCAAGAGCAGGTCATCATGACGATCCTCGCCCAGAGTTGGCTCAACACACCGACGAGCGAGTACGGACAGTTCGTCGAACGGTACAGTGACGATCTCTCCGAAGAAGAGCTGACCACGCTGCAGGGCGACATCCAAGACCACGAGATCGAGGAGCCGGTCGGCTCTGGTCCGTTCCAGTTCGAGTCGGCGAACCAGCAGGTGCTCACTCTCTCGAAGAACGAGGATCACCCCTCGGCGGACCAGATCAACTTCCCGTACTACGAGGTGCAGTACATGGGATCGAATCAACAGCAGTGGGCGGCGATGAAGAACCTCACTGGTCTCGACGCGACCACAACTACGATCTTCCCGAGTCGGATCCGCGAGACACTCCCCGATGCCGTCCGCCAGTTCCTCATTCCGGCATACAACGGCTATTCGATGGCGTTCAACCACAATGACGAGGACTTCGGTCGGCGGAACGTCCGTCGGGCGGTCGCAAATGTCATCGACCAAAAGGCGATTGGGGAACTCTCCGATATCACGAAGACGGCTGTTGAAGTCCCAGCCGGCGTCGGAAGTTTCCACACCGATACGTGGCGTCAGCATCTCGGTGACGAGGCAGACTCGTTCTCCTCGTACAGGGATACGGACCGGGCAGCCGAACTACTTCGACAGGAGGGGTACAGCAAGGAAGGAGGTACCTGGATGAAGCCGAACGGGGACCCGTTCGAGTTCGAGATTCCGGTCCCCGGTGGATGGAGCGACCACGTAACGCTCACCAACGTCGTTGCACAGCAGTTGTCCGACTTCGGGATCGAGGCGACCAACACCAACGTCGAGAACACGACGTTCTTCGGACAGTACTGGGGACCGACGGACTTCAAGATGTGCCCGTGGTTCTGGAACAACTCCGGGCAGACCGCGCCCTTCTTCATCCAGTCGTGGTTGCTCAACAGCGATACCGTCACGAATTTGGGCTTCCCCGAGGAGCCGCCAGTTCCACCGCTCGGCGACCCCAGCGGGGAGACATCTCCGTTTGACACCACCGGGAAGCTCCAAGAACTCGCCACGGTGACCGAACAGAGTCAACGAGAACAGCTGGTCAAAGAGCTAGGGTGGGCAGTGAATCAATCGCTACCGATCTACCCCATCGTCGAGGACCAGTCGCAAGCGTTCTGGGACACTAGTGAGTGGGACGTTCCGGAGAAGGAATCCGACGCGCTCTACGTACAGTCGCACTACTACTGGTTGCCCCGTATCGGTGCTGTCAGCGCCCGTCAACAGTCCTAA